A genomic region of Elaeis guineensis isolate ETL-2024a chromosome 9, EG11, whole genome shotgun sequence contains the following coding sequences:
- the LOC105033401 gene encoding uncharacterized protein — protein sequence MMVRGCPTWCCCNWWHAHTLSNSRSAICCSSSSALTRARGLSTSLENPAPLGGSADEENPVAETARRVCETILRQPRWESSLSSRFPPSRLFHPACVRLVLRPLASSRPLLSLRYLLWLSSHHDAAPPLDTPTASCLLDALARARAWRAALLALRSTKCRPDPAALDSFLLRLVRSGLPDEAVEAISELGTHLGFCPSLPTWNAALSASLRAGRTDVVWRLYETMMRFGVAGDTSTASYLIRAFCAESRLAEAYRLLREVSRNGLVPDVVSLTSLVSGFCRDGNYGKVSELLHVMIAGGRMPDIYTYQSIIHGLCDNGMGDEGFRVFNDLKRRGYLPDAVTYTTMIDGLWKMGRINDARKLWSEMVGKGMEPNEYAYNAIMDAYCKVGDMEQAQRVYDEMLAKGLKDNTVSCNTLIKGFCLQGRIGEAIELFEEMPMKRIERDVITYNTLIQGFCKAGKMAEAMELYWELLLAGVQPSVSTYTPLIHVLCEEGKVADAIELMRSMEAKGLEPLVCTNDFIITGFCKQGKAEEGMAWLVSMLENNLKPRGETVNALIRSLSSLGRLDDALLVLSAMFEIGYSLGSSACHVLINQLCQDKWCKTVECVEEILVSD from the coding sequence ATGATGGTGAGGGGTTGCCCGACCTGGTGCTGCTGCAACTGGTGGCACGCGCACACGCTCAGCAATAGCCGTAGCGCCATCTGCTGCTCCTCCTCCTCGGCGCTCACCCGAGCCAGAGGCCTCTCTACCTCCTTGGAAAATCCAGCTCCCCTTGGAGGATCGGCCGACGAGGAGAATCCGGTGGCGGAGACCGCGAGAAGGGTGTGCGAGACGATCCTGAGGCAGCCCCGGTGGGAGAGCTCCCTCTCCTCCCGCTTCCCTCCCTCCCGCCTCTTCCACCCCGCCTGCGTCCGCCTCGTCCTACGGCCCCTCGCCTCCTctcgccccctcctctccctccgcTACCTCCTCTGGCTCTCCTCCCACCACGACGCCGCCCCTCCTCTCGACACGCCCACCGCCTCCTGTCTTCTCGACGCCCTGGCCCGCGCCCGAGCCTGGCGGGCCGCCCTTCTCGCTCTCCGCTCGACGAAATGCCGCCCCGACCCCGCCGCCCTTGACTCCTTCCTCCTCCGCCTTGTCCGCAGCGGGCTGCCAGATGAAGCCGTCGAGGCCATCTCCGAGCTCGGGACCCACCTGGGCTTCTGCCCATCTCTCCCCACCTGGAACGCTGCCCTCTCTGCCTCCCTCAGGGCAGGGCGGACCGACGTCGTGTGGCGCCTCTACGAGACGATGATGCGGTTCGGTGTCGCCGGCGATACGTCCACTGCCAGCTACCTCATCCGTGCCTTCTGCGCCGAGAGCAGGTTGGCGGAGGCCTACAGGCTCCTCCGGGAGGTCTCCAGGAACGGGCTCGTGCCGGACGTTGTCTCCCTCACCAGTTTGGTCTCCGGGTTCTGCAGGGATGGCAACTACGGCAAGGTCTCCGAGCTCCTCCACGTGATGATCGCGGGCGGCCGTATGCCTGACATCTACACGTACCAATCCATCATCCACGGGCTGTGCGACAATGGCATGGGCGACGAGGGCTTCCGGGTTTTCAATGATCTCAAGCGGAGGGGTTACTTGCCCGACGCGGTCACGTACACCACCATGATCGACGGGCTCTGGAAAATGGGCCGGATCAATGACGCGCGGAAGCTGTGGTCCGAGATGGTCGGGAAGGGGATGGAGCCGAACGAGTACGCCTACAATGCCATCATGGATGCCTACTGCAAGGTGGGCGACATGGAGCAGGCTCAGAGGGTGTATGATGAGATGCTTGCCAAGGGTCTCAAAGATAACACAGTGAGCTGCAACACCTTGATCAAGGGATTTTGCTTGCAGGGGAGGATAGGAGAAGCAATCGAGTTGTTCGAGGAAATGCCCATGAAGAGAATCGAGCGTGACGTGATAACCTACAATACACTGATTCAGGGCTTCTGCAAGGCTGGGAAGATGGCCGAGGCAATGGAGCTTTATTGGGAGCTGCTGTTGGCAGGCGTACAGCCCAGCGTTTCAACATACACGCCTTTGATTCATGTTCTTTGTGAGGAAGGCAAGGTTGCTGATGCGATAGAGCTGATGAGATCTATGGAAGCTAAGGGTTTGGAGCCGTTAGTTTGCACCAATGATTTCATCATAACTGGATTCTGCAAGCAGGGCAAGGCTGAAGAGGGCATGGCCTGGCTGGTAAGCATGCTGGAGAACAATCTCAAACCACGAGGAGAGACAGTTAACGCATTAATCAGATCCCTAAGCTCACTGGGACGGTTGGATGATGCACTGCTGGTGCTAAGTGCTATGTTTGAGATCGGCTACTCTCTAGGAAGTTCTGCATGCCATGTGCTTATTAATCAACTGTGCCAAGATAAGTGGTGCAAAACTGTGGAGTGTGTGGAGGAGATCTTGGTGAGTGACTAG
- the LOC105033400 gene encoding C-type lectin receptor-like tyrosine-protein kinase At1g52310 produces the protein MARARVPLVVHLAYFTFFCCIARLGAQGSYCPAGWKASPGKNKCFRHVGSSLPWDRSEVLCQDFTGHLAALTSVQEFRFARSLCADSIRGCWVGGRGYSSSVGFGWKWSDNESHWNESVFPGKLFHINCTKASCTSISPTDSCTLVTKDHVALVGERCNTSHELICMIDQEKKCHQKLCHKEYFIILAVVSGLILSTTLAVVIWLLVHRRSKKRRRSRKVPSPSAAALVPPSWKVFTNEELRSLTKNFSEGNRLLGDARTGGTYSGLLPDGSRVAVKRLKRSSLQRKKEFYSEIGRVARLHHPNLVAVKGCCYDHGDRYIVYEFVANGPLDRWLHHIPRGGRSLDWTMRMRVATTLAQGIAFLHDKVKPHVVHRDIRASNVLLDEDFGSHLMGVGLSKFVPWEVMHERTVMAGTYGYLAPEFVYRNELTTKSDVYSFGVLLLEIISGRRPAQAVESVGRQTIFEWATPLVQTHRYVELLDPLISDVPEVGVIQKVVDLVYACTQHVPSVRPRMSHVVHQLQQIGLKAASEQPRSGTSTNATSPVLPFEVERAR, from the exons ATGGCGAGGGCGCGCGTTCCGCTCGTCGTGCATCTGGCCTACTTCACCTTCTTCTGCTGTATCGCCCGTCTTGGTGCTCAAGGCT CATATTGCCCTGCTGGTTGGAAAGCTAGCCCCGGTAAGAATAAATGCTTCAGACATGTAGGAAGTTCCCTTCCATGGGATAGGTCAGAGGTGCTCTGTCAGGATTTTACTGGTCATTTGGCAGCACTCACGTCAGTTCAGGAGTTCAGATTTGCTCGGTCTTTGTGTGCTGATAGTATAAGAGGGTGTTGGGTTGGAGGAAGGGGTTACAGTTCTTCTGTTGGTTTTGGTTGGAAATGGTCTGACAATGAGTCTCATTGGAATGAATCAGTTTTCCCTGGGAAGCTATTTCATATCAACTGTACAAAAGCTTCATGCACCAGCATCAGCCCAACTGATTCATGTACTTTGGTAACTAAAGATCATGTTGCCCTTGTTGGTGAAAGATGCAACACATCTCATGAACTTATTTGCATGATTGATCAGG AGAAGAAATGCCACCAGAAGCTCTGCCACAAAGAATATTTCATAATCCTTGCAGTTGTGAGCGGTTTGATTCTTTCAACCACCTTAGCAGTTGTGATATGGCTCCTTGTACACAGGAGGAGCAAGAAACGCAGACGATCACGCAAAGTACCTAGTCCTTCAGCAGCTGCATTAGTTCCTCCATCATGGAAAGTGTTTACCAATGAAGAGCTGAGATCACTTACAAAGAATTTTAGTGAAGGAAATCgacttcttggagatgccaggaCGGGTGGTACATATAGTGGACTCTTGCCAGATGGATCTAGGGTGGCAGTCAAGAGGCTGAAGAGGTCTAGCCTTCAAAGGAAAAAGGAGTTCTATTCTGAAATTGGAAGAGTCGCAAGGCTTCATCATCCTAATTTGGTGGCTGTGAAAGGTTGTTGCTATGATCATGGTGATCGCTATATTGTTTATGAGTTTGTTGCTAATGGGCCATTGGATAGATGGCTGCACCACATACCCAGAGGGGGTAGGAGCTTGGACTGGACAATGCGAATGAGAGTTGCCACAACTCTTGCTCAAGGAATTGC ATTCCTGCATGACAAGGTGAAGCCGCATGTGGTACATCGGGATATCCGTGCTAGCAATGTACTTCTTGATGAAGACTTTGGATCCCATCTCATGGGAGTAGGCCTGTCCAAGTTTGTACCATGGGAAGTTATGCATGAGAGGACTGTGATGGCTGGAACATATGGATATCTTGCTCCAGAGTTTGTATACAGAAATGAGTTGACAACAAAGAGTGATGTGTATAGTTTCGGAGTGCTGCTTTTGGAGATCATCAGTGGCCGTCGACCAGCACAGGCTGTTGAATCTGTGGGTCGGCAGACTATATTTGAATGGGCAACTCCTCTGGTTCAAACTCATAGGTACGTGGAGCTTCTTGATCCCCTCATTTCAGACGTTCCTGAGGTTGGGGTTATACAAAAGGTGGTGGATCTCGTGTATGCCTGCACCCAACATGTCCCATCAGTTCGACCAAGGATGTCACATGTGGTCCATCAACTGCAGCAGATTGGATTGAAAGCTGCATCAGAGCAGCCAAGGAGTGGGACAAGCACCAACGCCACCTCCCCAGTGTTGCCATTTGAGGTGGAAAGAGCCCGGTGA